Within the Dolichospermum compactum NIES-806 genome, the region TGGGCTAATCCTGAGATTTTTGCTTTAGATGAAGAAACGGGAGAAGTGGCTTTAATGGCGGGAGTTCCACCTGATTACTTTAGTGTCACTGGTCAATTATGGGGAAATCCGGTTTATAACTGGGAAGAATTGCAAAAACAAGATTTTAATTGGTGGATGTTACGCTTTGAGGCGATGCTGGATTATGTGGATATAATTCGCATTGATCATTTCCGGGGTTTTGAGGCTTATTGGGCTGTTCCCCAGGGAGAAACGACTGCCATGAATGGCAAATGGATTGAAGCACCTGGAGTGGCTTTATTTGAGGCAATTAGAAAGCGTTTGGGTAAGTTACCTGTTTTGGCGGAGGATTTGGGGATTATTACGCCAGAAGTGGAGGCGCTGCGAGATCAGTTTGAGTTTCCGGGTATGAAGGTATTACAGTTTGCTTTTGGTTCTGATCCCGGTAATCCTTTTTTACCGTTTAACTACACTCGCAATGCTGTAGTTTATACAGGTACTCACGACAATGATACGACTGTAGGCTGGTTTAATGCTGCGAATGATTACGAAAAGCAAAATCTATTGTTGTATTTGGGTTGTATCAGTCCAGATGGTATAAACTGGGATTTAATTAGGTTAGCTTTGAGTTCTATTGCCAATCAAACGATTATACCTTTGCAGGATGTATTAGGTTTGGGGACTCAAGCTCGGATGAATTTTCCCAGTACAGCGGAGGGAAATTGGGAGTGGCGTTACCAATCGGGGGTATTAACGCCAGATTTAAGCGATCGCTTAAAAACTCTCACTCTTCGTTGCGGACGCGCTCATAGAGAAAAATAGGTAATAGGTAACAGAAGAGAAAAATACTCCTAACTCCTAACTCTTTCTATAAGTTCGGTTTAGCAGCGATGTTGATTTCTTGAGCTTTGCCAAGTTCTCCCATTTCTTTTGCTTCTTGCTGATTCACACTCATTAACACACCACCAGCATTATCAGTTTTTACTGTCAGTTGCTCGGTGGCCTTCCAAGTGCGGCTAGAACCTTGTGGTAAAACTCCCTCAAAGGCTGTTTTACCATCTGTAACCACGCTAATCCAAGATGAAGCTTTTAAGGTGACACCAATTTGTACGGATTGATCCCCTTGCTTGTTGATAAATGTATTATTAGCAGCTTCTTCCCCTGCCAATTGGGTTACAGTTTTTGGTTGAATTTGGCGATTGTTTGCTTGCAAAGTGGAATTATTCAACAACTGGGATAAACCGTTAACAGAGCAGACAACCAGCCCAATATAAAGCAGGTAAAGATGAATAGGACGTAATTGAGGAACAGCTTGTAGTTTCCAATTGGATTGAAAACTTACTGATTGAGAACCAATGGGGAAATGACTAGCAAATTCCCCACCCCGAATTCCTAAAGCGTCTGCAAACTGTCTAATTAAGCCTTGAACATAGATGGGTTCTGGTAAGTCGCTTAAATTACCTTCTTCAATGGCTTGTAAAAGTCTTCGAGGAATTCTGGTGAATACGACTAACTCATCTAGAGTTAAACCCTGTTCCTGCCGTAGCGAAGCTAGTTGAGAGCCAAGTTGCCCTAACTTTTCGGCTTGATGTTCCTTGATAGAAGGTTTGATTGACTGTTTACCCTTCTTTCTGAACCATTTCATGTTTTTCTTTTACTCCTTAACTCGGCTTTGTCTTAATAGGTGTGCGAATTATCTGCTTATTTAAAAAACTAATTTCATCCTGAGTAAGATGACGATATTTACCAGATGGCAAGGATGCTGTTGTTGATGTTTTTAATTGAATTGAACCAATAGCCGTGCGATGTAGCTTAATGACTGGATATCCCAACTGTTCGGCTATACGACGAATTTGACGGTTTCTTCCTTCCTGTAAAACTATCTCTAAACAGCTTTGATCAATATAATTTTCAATCAAACGCACCTGAGCAGGTCTTGTGATTCTTCCTTCCAGAACTATACCCTGACTCCACTTGTCGAGAACTTTTGCTGGAGGGTGTCCTTGCACTACAACGCGGTAGGTCTTGGAAATACTATGACTAGGATGGGTAAGTCCATAGGTCAATTCTCCATCATTGGTTAAAATCAATGCTCCTGTCGAGTCTACATCCAAACGACCAACCGGGTGAATACCCCATCCGGTTCTTAATGCTGACGGGAGGAGATCCAAAACCGTCGGTCTTCCTTGGGGATCATGGCAAGTGGAGACAATTCCTGCTGGTTTATGCAGTAATAAATACATTTTGGATGGACGCTGTTCTCCCAGTACAGGTTGACCATCTATAGAGATCTTATCTTGGTGAGGATCGACTTTTTGTCCTAAATGTGCTAATACCCCATTCACACATACTCGTGATTGCCTAATCATTTCTTCAGCTTCACGTCGTGAGGCGATACCCCATTGAGCGAGAATTTTTTGTAGCCGTGCCTCCATGTTTAAATTGTGATTTTTTCGCTGAATATTTTTATACTGCTAATGCTTGCATTTTGTTGTTAACAAACTTCCATGTTAAATTTAAGGTTTGTTTAAGATACTCAAGTTTTGAGCATATTTACATTGATCTAACCGTCGAAAAATGACAGAACCAAGTTCCCCAAATACAAATAACAGTAAAGTCAGGATTATTACAAAAGTTTTAACATCAGCGATTAAGCTGTGGTTAAGAAGCCAATTGAATCAAGTATCTCATTTAGAGGTACAGATCACAGCAAGCGATCGCCAATTGCTGTCTGGTTGCATTCCTGGAGTATCAATTTCTGCTAGTAATGCCGTGTATCAAGGTCTTCATGCTACACAAATTGAACTTCAGGCAGAAAAGATCCAACTGAATGTGGCTTCAATTTTGAAAGGACAACCTTTACAATTATCAGCAATAGTACCTGTAGTTGGTAAGCTGATAATCGCTGAACAGGATCTTAATAATTCTCTGTCATCTCCATTATTATTAACAGCTATAAATGATGTACTGGTTCCACTACTAGCAGAATATAGCCTAAATTCCAAGGACATTACTTGGCGAAAAATCACCCTTGACAACCAGGTATTGATCCTGAATGGCATCCCAGTCTCTGAGATAGAAGAGGAATTTTTCAATATTTATTTAGGCTTAGAACTGCTCAATGGTCAAGAACTACAATTAACACAAGTTCAGATCAAGACCGATCGGGAGGTGCTTTGGAAAAGGAATGCTCCTTATATTATAAATCTGGGAACAGATGTTGATATCGCCAAAGTTTCTCTGATACCGGAACAACTTAGTTGTTATGGACGTATTAATATTAACCCATAATCATTAAAAAATCAAAATTCAATATTCCCTAAATTTAGTTTAAATTATCTGACTGTTGTGGGTGACACGGGCAACTGGAGACTATATCTTCTCTTGGTTACTATTACAGCGTTTTTTCTAGTAAAGGTAAAAGTAAGGTTATGAAATAATACACTAGAGGAGCAGTAAAAATATAGCTATCAGTGCGATCTAAAATCCCTCCATGACCAGGGATCAATTGTCCTGAATCCTTGACACCAGCATCACGCTTCAGCAAAGATTCTGTTAAGTCACCTAACAAACTAGCAATACCAATAATTAGACCCAATGTGAAACCAGTGATTAACCAGTCGGGAAAATTGAGAAAGTAAGCTCCTGTGATCGCAACAGCTACACTAGCACTAATACCAAAAACTGCACCTTCTACGGTTTTTTTGGGACTAATATCTGATAACCGAGTTTTCCCGAAGAATTTACCAAAAGTATAAGCACCAATATCCGCAGCCCAAATACATAAGAACGTGAGGATAGTAGCAGTTAGACCTGTTGGGAAAGAGGTCAAATTGCCTTGTCCGATATCTTGCCAATTAGATGGCCAATAACCACCTAAAGGTAAATTACTGCTAATAGCATGATCAATTCCCCGTAACCTGACCCAGTAACTTGGTAAGTAACCTACATAAAACAACCCCATAATAGACGCGGAAATATCCGCAATGGTGGCTAATTTGGGTTGAAAAAGTAGATAAAAACAAATAAGTGTTCCTGCTATGGGCATAATTGCATCAGCTAAACTACCATCAAGGGTACAAATTGCCAGTAGAACTTGACTCACAATCATAGTAGTTTTTACTGAGGGTGTTATGCCTCTAGAGCGAACCAAATTAAAATATTCTTGTTGACCTAAAAATACGACAATAGCGATCGCTATCGTAAAATACCAACCCCCCAATAGGGTTGCAGATAGCGCCATGATAATCGCAACAATTCCACTAATAATTCGAGACCAGGGCATAGGATAATATTTGGGATTTTAGATTTTGGATTTTGGATGCAACCCAAAACCGAAAACCGAAGGAATTTAATCTAGTTTTTCACCACTGAGAATGAAAATAGGATCGGCTGCTACAAAGGTTTGAGAATAGCCTCGTGTTTCTAAGCGATTAACTGCTGACTGGACAACTTCAATATTCCTAACTCTTAACTGAGAAAAGCTTTGAGAAATGGTATACAGATTTTCTAGATTACCAG harbors:
- the malQ gene encoding 4-alpha-glucanotransferase, with amino-acid sequence MPFPRSSGILLHPSSFPSRFGIGDLGLEAYRFIDFLKNSQQQYWQVLPLGPTGYGNSPYMCYSAMAGNYFLISPEKLLEEGLLIAEDLADLPDFTVDKVDFNEVIPVKVNLLIKACEDFKIKANSTQKQAFAKFCADKGYWLNNYALFMALKDIQNGASWYNWEPELAKREPAVLAQMEKDLAEEIFYYKFVQYEFFRQWSELKKYANENGIDIIGDIPIYVAHDSADVWANPEIFALDEETGEVALMAGVPPDYFSVTGQLWGNPVYNWEELQKQDFNWWMLRFEAMLDYVDIIRIDHFRGFEAYWAVPQGETTAMNGKWIEAPGVALFEAIRKRLGKLPVLAEDLGIITPEVEALRDQFEFPGMKVLQFAFGSDPGNPFLPFNYTRNAVVYTGTHDNDTTVGWFNAANDYEKQNLLLYLGCISPDGINWDLIRLALSSIANQTIIPLQDVLGLGTQARMNFPSTAEGNWEWRYQSGVLTPDLSDRLKTLTLRCGRAHREK
- a CDS encoding helix-turn-helix domain-containing protein, whose protein sequence is MKWFRKKGKQSIKPSIKEHQAEKLGQLGSQLASLRQEQGLTLDELVVFTRIPRRLLQAIEEGNLSDLPEPIYVQGLIRQFADALGIRGGEFASHFPIGSQSVSFQSNWKLQAVPQLRPIHLYLLYIGLVVCSVNGLSQLLNNSTLQANNRQIQPKTVTQLAGEEAANNTFINKQGDQSVQIGVTLKASSWISVVTDGKTAFEGVLPQGSSRTWKATEQLTVKTDNAGGVLMSVNQQEAKEMGELGKAQEINIAAKPNL
- a CDS encoding pseudouridine synthase; amino-acid sequence: MEARLQKILAQWGIASRREAEEMIRQSRVCVNGVLAHLGQKVDPHQDKISIDGQPVLGEQRPSKMYLLLHKPAGIVSTCHDPQGRPTVLDLLPSALRTGWGIHPVGRLDVDSTGALILTNDGELTYGLTHPSHSISKTYRVVVQGHPPAKVLDKWSQGIVLEGRITRPAQVRLIENYIDQSCLEIVLQEGRNRQIRRIAEQLGYPVIKLHRTAIGSIQLKTSTTASLPSGKYRHLTQDEISFLNKQIIRTPIKTKPS
- a CDS encoding LmeA family phospholipid-binding protein; protein product: MTEPSSPNTNNSKVRIITKVLTSAIKLWLRSQLNQVSHLEVQITASDRQLLSGCIPGVSISASNAVYQGLHATQIELQAEKIQLNVASILKGQPLQLSAIVPVVGKLIIAEQDLNNSLSSPLLLTAINDVLVPLLAEYSLNSKDITWRKITLDNQVLILNGIPVSEIEEEFFNIYLGLELLNGQELQLTQVQIKTDREVLWKRNAPYIINLGTDVDIAKVSLIPEQLSCYGRININP
- a CDS encoding phosphatidate cytidylyltransferase, encoding MPWSRIISGIVAIIMALSATLLGGWYFTIAIAIVVFLGQQEYFNLVRSRGITPSVKTTMIVSQVLLAICTLDGSLADAIMPIAGTLICFYLLFQPKLATIADISASIMGLFYVGYLPSYWVRLRGIDHAISSNLPLGGYWPSNWQDIGQGNLTSFPTGLTATILTFLCIWAADIGAYTFGKFFGKTRLSDISPKKTVEGAVFGISASVAVAITGAYFLNFPDWLITGFTLGLIIGIASLLGDLTESLLKRDAGVKDSGQLIPGHGGILDRTDSYIFTAPLVYYFITLLLPLLEKTL